A window of Clostridium botulinum BKT015925 contains these coding sequences:
- the accB gene encoding acetyl-CoA carboxylase biotin carboxyl carrier protein translates to MDYKGIQEIIKTMSNSDLTSLEIETQDIRIAMKKGEVKEDIFSNQEKVIREESNSVREVETVQVKEAAIEKVQEAKIEDDSLVTINSPIVGTFYSAPSPEDEPFATRGSKIKKGETLCIIEAMKLMNEIEAEENCEIVEILVENEDMVEYGQPLFKVRV, encoded by the coding sequence ATGGATTATAAGGGAATTCAAGAAATTATAAAAACAATGAGTAATTCAGATCTTACTTCCTTAGAAATAGAAACACAAGATATTCGTATTGCTATGAAAAAGGGAGAAGTAAAAGAAGATATATTTTCTAACCAAGAGAAGGTTATTAGAGAAGAGAGTAATTCAGTCAGAGAGGTAGAAACTGTTCAAGTAAAAGAAGCGGCTATAGAAAAAGTTCAAGAAGCTAAAATAGAGGACGACAGTTTAGTTACTATAAATTCTCCGATAGTTGGAACATTTTATTCTGCACCATCTCCTGAAGATGAGCCTTTTGCAACGAGAGGAAGCAAGATTAAAAAAGGAGAAACACTTTGCATAATAGAAGCTATGAAGCTTATGAATGAAATAGAAGCAGAGGAAAATTGTGAAATAGTTGAAATATTAGTGGAAAATGAAGATATGGTTGAATACGGACAGCCATTATTTAAAGTTAGAGTATAG
- the fabZ gene encoding 3-hydroxyacyl-ACP dehydratase FabZ has product MVLGIKEIQEIIPHRYPFLLVDRVEELEPGKRAVGYKNVTMNEYFFQGHFPEEPVMPGVLQIEALAQLGAIALLSMEEFKGKIAYFGGINKAKFRHKVVPGDVLKLEVEIIKMKGPAGIGKAIATVDGKKAAEAEILFAVGK; this is encoded by the coding sequence ATGGTACTTGGAATAAAAGAAATTCAAGAAATTATACCACATAGATATCCATTTTTGCTTGTTGATAGAGTAGAAGAATTAGAACCAGGAAAAAGGGCAGTTGGTTATAAAAATGTTACTATGAATGAATATTTCTTTCAAGGACATTTCCCAGAAGAACCAGTTATGCCTGGTGTACTTCAAATTGAAGCATTGGCACAACTTGGAGCAATAGCACTTTTAAGTATGGAAGAATTTAAGGGTAAAATAGCTTATTTTGGGGGCATAAATAAAGCTAAATTTAGACATAAAGTTGTACCAGGAGATGTACTTAAATTAGAAGTAGAAATCATAAAAATGAAGGGACCTGCTGGAATTGGAAAGGCAATAGCTACTGTGGATGGAAAAAAGGCTGCTGAAGCAGAGATACTGTTTGCAGTAGGAAAGTAG
- a CDS encoding acetyl-CoA carboxylase biotin carboxylase subunit: MFNKILIANRGEIAVRIIRACRELGIETVAVYSDIDKNALHVQMADEAVCIGPAKPSESYLNMENIISATVLTGAQAIHPGFGFLSENSKFAEMCNDCNIVFIGPDIDTMNNMGNKSKAREIMLKAQVPIVPGTEGDVDTVKDALKEAERIGYPVMIKAAAGGGGRGIRIVRTNEDLGKMFETAKREAEVAFGDGSMYMEKFVENPRHVEFQILGDNYGNVVHLGERDCSIQRRNQKVLEETPCPIMTEELREKMGSVAVRAAKAVKYKGAGTIEFLLDNKGDFYFMEMNTRIQVEHPITEMVTGIDLIKEQIKVASGKELNVKQEDIRFEGHSIECRVNAENPAKGFMPSPGIVNITCIPGGSGIRIDSALYQGYKMPPNYDSMIAKLIVHGKNRDEAISKMKRALEEFVIDGIDTNISFQFEILNNENFVNGTYNTGFINNEFGY, from the coding sequence GTGTTTAATAAAATTCTAATTGCTAATAGAGGGGAAATTGCTGTAAGAATAATAAGAGCATGCAGAGAACTTGGAATAGAAACTGTTGCTGTATATTCTGATATAGACAAGAATGCTCTTCATGTTCAAATGGCAGATGAAGCTGTTTGTATAGGGCCTGCAAAGCCTAGTGAAAGCTATCTTAATATGGAGAATATAATAAGTGCAACTGTTCTTACAGGAGCACAGGCAATACATCCTGGCTTTGGATTTTTATCAGAAAACAGTAAATTTGCAGAGATGTGTAATGACTGTAATATTGTATTCATAGGGCCTGACATTGATACTATGAATAACATGGGAAACAAGTCAAAAGCAAGGGAAATAATGCTAAAAGCACAGGTGCCTATTGTTCCAGGAACAGAAGGAGATGTAGATACAGTTAAAGATGCATTAAAAGAAGCAGAGAGAATAGGATATCCTGTAATGATAAAGGCAGCAGCTGGTGGTGGCGGAAGAGGAATAAGAATAGTTAGAACAAATGAAGATCTTGGTAAAATGTTTGAAACTGCCAAAAGAGAAGCAGAAGTTGCTTTTGGGGATGGTAGTATGTATATGGAAAAGTTTGTGGAAAATCCAAGGCATGTTGAATTTCAAATATTGGGGGATAACTATGGAAATGTAGTTCATCTAGGAGAAAGAGACTGTTCTATTCAAAGAAGAAATCAAAAAGTTTTAGAAGAAACGCCATGTCCTATAATGACTGAGGAATTAAGAGAAAAAATGGGTTCAGTAGCTGTAAGAGCAGCTAAGGCTGTAAAATATAAAGGTGCTGGAACTATAGAGTTTTTATTAGATAATAAGGGCGATTTTTATTTCATGGAAATGAATACAAGGATACAAGTAGAGCATCCTATAACTGAGATGGTAACAGGTATAGACCTGATAAAAGAACAAATAAAAGTTGCATCAGGAAAAGAACTTAATGTAAAACAAGAAGATATAAGGTTTGAAGGTCATTCAATAGAATGTAGAGTTAATGCTGAAAATCCAGCTAAAGGCTTTATGCCATCACCTGGAATTGTAAATATCACATGTATTCCTGGTGGATCAGGAATTAGAATTGATAGTGCATTATATCAAGGATATAAAATGCCTCCAAATTATGATTCTATGATTGCTAAATTAATTGTTCATGGAAAAAATAGAGATGAAGCAATAAGCAAAATGAAAAGAGCATTAGAAGAGTTTGTTATAGATGGAATAGATACAAATATATCTTTTCAATTTGAAATTTTAAATAATGAAAATTTTGTTAATGGAACATATAATACTGGATTTATAAATAATGAGTTTGGATATTAA
- the accD gene encoding acetyl-CoA carboxylase, carboxyltransferase subunit beta codes for MFKINPIFKKTKYITVKAPEDKDTEEKIPNIPEGMWIKCDKCGKILYKKDLDENLKVCKFCGKHYRMNAWERINLIVDTGTFREFGENITSKNPLDFQGYEEKVKGIQDKTKLNEGVVIGFGKIYGKDIVVAAMDSRFMMGSMGSAVGEKIARAIEKATESKLPIIMFTTSGGARMQESMFSLMQMAKTSAAIARHNEAGLLYIPVLTDPTTGGVIASFAMLGDIILSEPGTLIGFAGRRVIEQTIKQKLPDDFQSAEFLLEHGFLDKIVERNDLKKVLYKILDLH; via the coding sequence ATGTTTAAAATTAATCCTATATTTAAGAAAACTAAATACATAACTGTAAAGGCTCCTGAAGACAAGGATACGGAAGAAAAAATACCAAACATACCAGAAGGTATGTGGATTAAATGTGATAAATGTGGCAAAATACTATACAAAAAGGATTTAGATGAAAATCTAAAGGTTTGTAAATTTTGTGGAAAGCACTATAGAATGAATGCTTGGGAAAGAATAAATTTAATTGTAGATACAGGAACTTTTAGAGAATTTGGAGAAAATATCACATCTAAAAATCCACTTGACTTTCAAGGTTATGAAGAAAAAGTAAAGGGTATTCAAGACAAAACAAAACTTAATGAAGGTGTAGTAATAGGGTTTGGTAAAATATATGGAAAAGATATTGTAGTAGCAGCAATGGATAGTAGATTTATGATGGGAAGTATGGGATCTGCTGTAGGAGAAAAAATAGCAAGAGCAATTGAAAAAGCTACAGAGAGCAAATTACCTATTATTATGTTTACAACATCTGGTGGAGCAAGAATGCAAGAAAGTATGTTTTCTCTTATGCAGATGGCAAAAACAAGTGCTGCAATAGCAAGACACAATGAAGCAGGATTATTATATATACCGGTATTAACAGATCCTACAACAGGAGGAGTTATTGCGAGTTTTGCTATGCTTGGAGATATTATATTATCAGAACCTGGAACATTAATCGGATTTGCAGGTAGAAGAGTTATTGAGCAAACTATAAAGCAAAAATTACCTGATGATTTCCAAAGTGCGGAGTTCCTTTTGGAACATGGATTCTTAGATAAAATAGTTGAAAGAAATGATTTGAAAAAAGTATTATATAAAATCTTAGATTTACACTAG